In Glandiceps talaboti chromosome 4, keGlaTala1.1, whole genome shotgun sequence, a single window of DNA contains:
- the LOC144433519 gene encoding 26S proteasome regulatory subunit 8 produces the protein MANEKEKDKMEVDETTNHHEGIKQYYIAKIEELQLVVTDKTQNLRRLQAQRNELNAKVRMLREELQLLQEQGSYVGEVVKPMDKKKILVKVHPEGKFVVDLDKNIDIGDVTPNCRVALRNDSYTLHKILPNKVDPLVSLMMVEKVPDSTYEMVGGLDKQIKEIKEVIELPVKHPELFEALGIAQPKGVLLYGPPGTGKTLLARAVAHHTDCTFIRVSGSELVQKFIGEGSRMVRELFVMAREHAPSIIFMDEIDSIGSSRLEGGSGGDSEVQRTMLELLNQLDGFEAHKNIKVIMATNRIDILDSALLRPGRIDRKIEFPPPNEEARLDILKIHSRKMNLTRGINLRKIAELMPGASGAEVKGVCTEAGMYALRERRVHVTQEDFEMAVAKVMQKDSEKNMSIKKFWK, from the exons atggcgaaCGAAAAAGAAAAGGACAAG ATGGAGGTTGATGAAACCACAAATCACCATGAAGGAATCAAGCAATAttacattgcaaagatagaAGAACTACAG CTAGTTGTAACAGACAAGACACAGAATTTGAGAAGACTTCAAGCACAAAGAAACGAATTGAATGCAAAAG TACGAATGTTGAGGGAAGAGTTGCAACTTCTTCAGGAACAAGGTTCCTATGTTGGTGAAGTAGTGAAACCCATGGATAAGAAAAAGATTTTAGTTAAG GTTCACCCAGAAGGCAAGTTTGTAGTTGATCTAGACAAAAATATTGATATCGGTGATGTCACTCCTAATTGTCGTGTAGCTCTCAGAAATGATAGTTATAcacttcataaaatattaccCAATAAG GTTGATCCACTGGTTAGTTTAATGATGGTAGAAAAGGTACCAGACTCGACGTATGAAATGGTTGGAGGTTTAGACAAACAGATCAAAGAAATTAAAGAAGTTATAGAACTGCCAGTCAAACATCCAGAGTTATTTGAAGCACTAGGAATTGCACAACCAAAG gGTGTATTGTTATATGGACCACCAGGTACTGGAAAGACTCTACTGGCCAGAGCTGTTGCCCATCACACAGACTGTACGTTTATTAGAGTATCAGGGTCAGAATTAGTACAGAAATTTATCGGTGAAGGATCACGTATGGTCAGGGAACTCTTCGTAATGGCCAG AGAGCATGCACCCTCTATCATCTTTATGGATGAAATTGATTCCATTGGATCATCACGTCTCGAAGGTGGATCCGGTGGTGACAGTGAAGTACAAAGAACTATGTTAGAATTACTCAATCAGTTAGATGGTTTTGAAGCACATAAGAATATTAAG GTGATCATGGCAACAAACCGTATAGATATTTTAGACTCTGCACTACTCAGGCCTGGTAGAATTGACAGAAAAATTGAATTTCCACCACCCAATGAAGAGGCTAGAttagatattttgaaaattcatTCCCGAAAAATGAACCTAACAAGAGGAATCAACCTAAGAAAGATAGCAGAGTTAATGCCAGGGGCATCAGGTGCTGAAGTCAAG GGTGTGTGCACAGAGGCTGGTATGTATGCTTTGAGAGAGAGAAGAGTCCATGTAACACAAGAAGATTTTGAAATGGCTGTTGCTAAG